A genome region from Thermococcus gorgonarius includes the following:
- a CDS encoding carbon-nitrogen hydrolase family protein has product MRVALIPMRVKTGDFNTNWAEFKKRFDDVLAYNPDFLVFPEYCLTGFEEWDFSGAELYDEIVKRVSSLVRKNGVYVVFGLLEPYKNCVYNSALLISRNGEVLLKHRKFQEPYKFCTSNTVRTARTEYGKVAIIICGDLYNKRILKWVRRKRPDYLFVPMEYSPDYGQPNEEDVEAMAERVKLLGAKAFIVNSYPPGGAWVFDADGTLLASAEGDKTLLWEGQP; this is encoded by the coding sequence ATGAGAGTCGCCTTAATCCCAATGCGCGTCAAAACCGGGGACTTCAACACAAACTGGGCTGAGTTCAAGAAGCGATTCGACGATGTCTTAGCGTATAACCCTGACTTCTTGGTCTTCCCCGAGTACTGCTTGACGGGCTTCGAGGAGTGGGACTTCAGCGGGGCGGAGCTTTACGATGAAATTGTCAAAAGGGTAAGCTCGCTGGTAAGGAAAAACGGCGTTTACGTCGTCTTTGGCCTTTTAGAACCCTACAAAAACTGCGTCTACAACTCGGCCCTTTTAATCAGCAGAAACGGCGAGGTTCTCCTAAAACACAGAAAGTTCCAGGAACCTTACAAGTTCTGCACCAGCAACACGGTGAGGACAGCTCGGACGGAGTACGGAAAAGTTGCGATAATCATCTGCGGCGACCTCTACAACAAGCGTATTTTGAAGTGGGTGAGGAGGAAAAGGCCTGACTACCTCTTCGTGCCGATGGAGTACTCGCCCGACTACGGTCAGCCGAACGAGGAAGACGTTGAAGCAATGGCCGAGCGAGTTAAGCTCCTCGGCGCTAAAGCCTTCATCGTGAACAGCTATCCACCGGGCGGTGCATGGGTCTTCGACGCCGATGGAACCCTTCTCGCCTCGGCAGAGGGTGACAAAACCCTCCTCTGGGAGGGACAACCCTAA
- the metG gene encoding methionine--tRNA ligase subunit beta yields the protein MELYDVDEFWKFDMRVGLVKKAEKLKRTRKLIKLEVDFGSEERTIITGIADQYSPENLEGKKFVFVLNLKPKKLSGVESRGMLIVAETEDGKVYLLPVPEEVPVGTRVW from the coding sequence ATGGAGCTCTACGACGTTGATGAGTTCTGGAAGTTTGACATGCGCGTTGGCCTCGTGAAGAAGGCCGAGAAGCTGAAGAGGACGAGGAAGCTCATTAAGCTTGAGGTCGACTTCGGGAGCGAGGAGAGGACGATAATCACCGGAATAGCCGACCAGTATTCGCCGGAGAACCTTGAAGGGAAGAAGTTCGTCTTCGTCCTCAACTTAAAGCCCAAAAAGCTCTCCGGCGTCGAGAGCAGGGGAATGCTTATCGTCGCGGAGACAGAGGACGGAAAGGTTTACCTCCTCCCGGTTCCGGAAGAGGTTCCAGTCGGAACGAGGGTGTGGTGA
- a CDS encoding protein-tyrosine phosphatase family protein translates to MWPSARFVDESVAFSRMPTEGELDEVARDFDTIVVLVEDYELPYSLEEWEKRGVEVLHSPIPDFTAPSLEQLLEILRWIDARVHEGKRVLIHCMGGLGRSGTVAVAWLIYSKGLPLREALRRVRSLRPGAVETYEQMEVLGELKGFLRSR, encoded by the coding sequence ATGTGGCCCTCGGCGAGGTTCGTTGACGAGAGCGTAGCCTTTTCAAGGATGCCAACAGAGGGAGAGCTCGACGAGGTGGCGAGGGACTTCGACACTATCGTTGTCCTAGTAGAAGACTATGAACTACCATACTCGCTCGAAGAATGGGAGAAGAGGGGAGTTGAAGTTCTCCACAGCCCCATTCCAGATTTCACCGCTCCGAGCCTTGAGCAGCTCCTTGAAATCCTCCGCTGGATCGATGCCAGGGTTCATGAGGGAAAGAGGGTCTTAATCCATTGCATGGGCGGCCTCGGCAGGAGCGGGACTGTCGCGGTTGCCTGGCTCATATACTCGAAGGGACTCCCGCTCAGGGAAGCGCTGAGACGGGTTCGCTCGCTGAGGCCAGGTGCCGTCGAGACCTACGAGCAGATGGAGGTTTTGGGGGAACTGAAGGGGTTCCTCAGAAGCCGTTGA
- a CDS encoding nitroreductase family protein yields the protein MRVLELAKRRKTVRKFLPDRPPKEDILKAIKAAKEAPSGMNAQPWRFVVINDEWLKGKIRELCEAEEKKFYSRTKGDLMAWLNAKGFKPEKPFLSEAPYLILVFGHTKAPYWLQSTWIAVGYLLLALEELGLGTVTYTPPNPKPVEELLKTPPEYKLQTILPVGYPADPKPKYERKRLEEVVSFNGF from the coding sequence ATGCGCGTTCTCGAATTAGCCAAGAGGCGGAAGACCGTGAGGAAGTTCCTCCCAGACAGACCTCCAAAGGAGGACATCCTGAAGGCGATTAAAGCTGCGAAAGAAGCCCCTTCGGGTATGAATGCCCAGCCCTGGAGGTTCGTGGTAATCAATGATGAGTGGCTTAAGGGTAAGATAAGGGAGCTCTGCGAGGCCGAGGAGAAGAAGTTCTACTCAAGGACTAAGGGCGACCTGATGGCCTGGCTGAACGCCAAGGGCTTCAAGCCGGAGAAGCCATTTCTGAGCGAGGCGCCCTACCTAATCCTCGTTTTTGGACACACCAAAGCTCCTTACTGGCTCCAGTCAACATGGATAGCCGTTGGCTACCTGCTTCTTGCCCTTGAAGAGCTCGGCCTTGGGACGGTCACTTACACGCCGCCGAACCCAAAACCAGTTGAGGAGCTGCTGAAAACTCCTCCTGAGTACAAGCTCCAGACGATTCTGCCGGTTGGTTATCCAGCCGATCCAAAGCCGAAGTACGAGAGGAAGAGGCTGGAGGAGGTTGTTAGCTTCAACGGCTTCTGA